A segment of the Chitinispirillales bacterium ANBcel5 genome:
AACACCACCTTTCCCCAGCTCTACTTTATTTATCATATACCCTAAAACAAAATACCCCACATAATAAACAGTCCCATCAACAGTAGTGAGCGAAAAGAGAGAAGTGAAATCGTAATAGCTTTCGAGCATGGGTAGAATGGATGCAAAGAAAAACCAAAAGAACAAAAAATAGCCCACATTCACACTCTCAGCCTTATTTACATAAGCACTTATTACCGGAGCAAGAATATAGAGCATAATAAGGACATAGAAAAACCATAGATGATAATAAACTGGCTCCTGAATGATCAATTGGGGAAAGTACGTAAACCGAAGATCTTCATTATTTACAAAAACCCGAAAGAGAAAGTATATCCAACTCCAGATCAAAAAAGGAACAAATACTCGTTCTGTTCTGCGTTTAAAAAAGGCACCCATCTTTATTTGATGCGCTTTACCCAGTAAAAAAGCCCCGCTTATCATGAAAAAAACCGGTATACACCACCGTGAAAACGAATTATATAGATTGGCACTCCACCAGACTCTGCCTCCTACCTCCGAGTAGTCTAAAAGCAGTGGAGCAGAACTGTGAATAAGAACAACACAAAACCCTGCCATCACTTTTAGCAGATCGGCCCACAGAAATCTATCACTTTTAGCCATCTTACCGTTTCTTTTTGAGCAGAATTCACACTATGGGTTCAATAGTTTTGATGGGAGCAATTCCGGTGCCCTAAAAAGGTAAAATTTTCACGCCTGCACCTGCTTTCTATTCCAATTGCCCAGTATATTATATATCTTTCTTCTATAGCCCTCTTTCTGGTGCACCAATTCCCCACAAAACAGAATACTTTTTCTACCTAAACGAATAGTAGAGATTGTGGGTGAAAAAAAGGAGATTTTATGAAGAAGAGAAACATTTATATCACCAAATTCGATAAGGAAAGACTGGAAAACCTGGTGAGTGAAGGTTTAAAACAAAGAACAGAAACTGAATATCTGAGAAACCTCAAGTCTGAGCTCGAACGGGCCAAAATAGTTGATCCGCACAAGATTCCATCGGATGTAATCACCATGAACTCCAAAGTGCGCTTAAAAGAAGTCGACAGCGATGATGAAATGGTGATAGAACTTGTATTTCCTAAGTATGCGGATGTTGACCAGGACAAAATATCTATCCTTGCACCAATCGGCACAGCCCTGATTGGGTATCGTGTGGGTGATACAGTGGAGTGGCCGGTTCCTAAAGGAACGGTAAAACTAACTGTGGAAGAGATCCTCTACCAGCCCGAACGGGAAGGTGATTTTGAACACTAAGTCTTTTTCCAAAACTTTTCAGAAAAAATAAGGATGGTTCAGGCTCAGAAAATGGCTCAGGAATGGCTTAAAGATCTCAACCCCAAACAAAAAGAAGCAGTCCTTTTTGGCCAAGGCCCTCTGCTTGTGGTGGCGGGTGCAGGTAGTGGTAAAACCCGCACTCTGGCCTACCGTGTGGCTCACCTCATCTCAAGTGGTGTGAGCCCCGAAAAGATATTACTGCTTACTTTCACCCGCAGGGCTGCAAAAGAGATGCTCAACCGCGCGGCTGAAGCACTGGGCTCCAATGCCTCACTCACCTCTTCGGTGTGGGGAGGTACGTTTCATGCCACTGCTAACCGCCTCCTTCGCATCTACAACCAGGCCGCAGGAATCGGTGCAGATTTCACCATCCTGGACCAGTCTGATGCTCAGGACCTGTTGGATGTAATCCGCCACAAAAAGATAGAAGGTACCAAAAAGGGACGATTTCCCCGAAAAGGTACCCTGCTTGCCATCTATTCCAGAAGAATGAATTCAGGGGAAAGTCTGGATGATATCATCAAAAACCATTTCCCCTGGTGCGAGCGCTGGAAATCGACACTTAAAGAGATCTTCAAAGAATATGTCTTTTTAAAACAGAAAAGAAACACTCTGGATTACGATGATCTGCTGCTCTACTGGTATCACATCCTTGATGACCCAACTGTCGCCCGATCGATCGAAAAGCGCTTCGATTATATACTGGTTGATGAGTATCAGGATACAAACCAGCTCCAATCCAGAATACTGCTAAAAATGAGGCGCAACAATAAAAACATAATGGCAGTTGGCGATGATGCCCAGAGTATATATGGTTTCAGGGCTGCAACAGTGCGTAACATGCTGGACTTTCCCACCACCTTTAACGGTGCACATGTTATCACTCTTGAACACAATTACCGCTCAACAGAAGCGATCCTCAGGACAACCAATCTGCTCATTGCACAGGCAAAGGAGCGCTACACCAAAAACCTCTACTCAAACCGCGATGGCACCGAAAAGCCGCTTATAATCACCTGCAAAGATGAAGAAGGTGAAGCCGATACGGTGATAGAGAAGATACTTGAACACTACGAACAGGGTGTCGCACTTCAACAACAGGCCGTTCTTTTCAGAGCCGGCTCCCATTCTGCTGCACTTGAGCTTGGGTTGATGAAAAAGGATATCCCCTTTCACAAATTCGGCGGGTTAAAGTTTCTTGAAGCTGCGCACATTAAAGACTTTATCGCCTTTATTCGCATCATTGAAAACAGAAAAGATGAAACTGCCTGGTTTAGGGTACTGCAGCTGTTTGAAGGCATAGGCCCCTCAACCGCATCAGCCATCTATGAACGAGTCGCCGGTCACGACTTTGACCTTGAAGCCCTGAAGACTGTGCCGGCAAATAAGACAGTAAAACAAAACCTCTCCCGGCTCTACCAGCTGCTCGCTTCGGTTCAGCCACATACAGAAAAACTACCTGTACAGCTTGACCAGATAGCTCGCTTTTATAAACCTCTTCTTGAAGATAACTACGAAAATGCCAAAGTGCGTTGTAATGATATAGAACACATCGTAGGACTCTCGGGTGGTTACAGCAGCAGAACTAAATTTTTAAGTGATCTGATTCTGGATCCCCCCTCCTCCACCAGCGATCTTGCAAAAGGGTCAAAGAAGGATGAGGATTCCCTGGTACTGTCAACAATCCACTCAGCCAAGGGATGCGAATGGGATGTGGTGTATCTGATTCACGCGGCTGATGGCTGCCTGCCTTCCGATATGGCAACAGAGTCAGATGAAGCTATTGAAGAGGAGCTTCGGTTAACCTATGTAGCCATGACCCGTGCCCGTAACCATCTCTATGTAACGTGGCCCCTTAGATTCTACAGTCGCCCGGGTGGATTCTCAGACAGGCATGTCTACTCTCAGTGCAGCCGTTTCTTTTCAAAGGATATTATTGAGTCGATGAAGAAAATTTCTCATGACGAGAAACATACAGAAGAGCAGCAGTGTGACATTGCCCAAACGGTAGATATAAAGGATAGATTAAGAAGTATGTGGGAGTGAAGCTTGTTGAAAACTTCACTCTGTATATATCTATTTGCCAAGTATCTTCGAGCTGACCTTTTTTAGCCAGTTACCCTTCTTCTTTCTACCCTGTTTTTTCTGTTCTACAGGTTCCCTATCAGGCCTGATTGGTGCGGGAGCAGCCTGAGCGCTATTAGTGTTGTTTCTTGTGGTTTTGAAACTATGGTTTTGATTCGCTCTGTTTACACCTTCACCGTTGTATCTTCTTTTTCTATTACCGTTTGAAGAGTGTCCGGTTGATGGTGAAGATGCGGAACCATTGTATTTTTTTCGCTGAGGGAAATTCCCTTTACCTGCACTTCTGTTGCCTGGCTTTCCACCTGAGCGATTGTACCTGCCGGTAGTGCTGCTTGCAGAACCACTGCGTCTGTTACCGTTTCGCTGATAACCACCATTGCCGGAAGGTTTGTTGAAATCTATTCCTTCACTGGTGTCATCAACAAAAAGTTCCGAATCCACAACCCCAACAGGGATTTTCGTTTTGGTGTACTTTTCTATTGGACGCAAACCGTGCACGTAGTCTTCACACACAAGGGATATGGCTTTTCCCGATTTACCGGCTCTTGCGGTACGTCCGATACGGTGTACATAGTTTTCGCTGTGTTCAGGTATATCGTAGTTAATTACCAGCTCAAGATCATTAATATGTATGCCCCGTGCGGCAACATCAGTGGCAACCAGATAGGAGACTCTCCCCTTCTTTACCGCTTCCACCACTCTGGAGCGTTTAGATTGAGGAAGATCACCGGAAAGAAACTCACATGTATAGCCATTGTGGCGAAGACGCTGAGCAATAGTCCTTGCACGACCTTTCATGTTGGTGAAAATCAGGGCGTTTTTGGGACTTTCCCGTTTCAAAATACCAAGCAAAAGATTCATCTTTTCGCTGTTGGAAACATGAAAGAGCTGCTGTTCGATTGCATCAACGGTAACCTGCTCTGGCTCGACCTCAATTTCTACCGGATTGTCCATATAACTTCTGGCAATCATACGAACCTCACGGCTCAACGTTGCACTAAAAAGCATCGTCTTACGTTCACTGCATGGGGGTAAACTACGCAGCATTTCGGTAATGTCAGGTAAAAATCCCATGTCAAAAAGACGATCCGCTTCATCAAGCACAAACATATCGATCTGACTGAAATCGATTCGCCCTGATTGTTTAAAATCCAGTACACGTCCCGGTGTACCAATCATTATCTCTACGCCACTGGCCAGACATTTTTCCTGATGTCTGTAACCTGTTCCCCCATAGAAACTGCAGATCGAATGTCCCAGGCCTTGTCCCAAAAGCTTGGCTTCCTTCTCGATCTGTACTGCCAGCTCTCGTGTGGGTGCTATGATAAGAGCCTTTTTTTTGTTGAACTCATCGGATCTGAGCATGGCAAAGATTGAAATCAAAAACGCCGCAGTCTTACCTGTTCCTGTTTGAGATTGCACAAGAACATCTTTTCCTTCCAGGGTGTGTTTTAGAGTACGGGTCTGTACCTCCATAGCATTTTCGTAACCCGCTCTTTGAAGACTGCCTAAAATCTTTCCATCAAAATTGAATTCAGAAAATTTCATCTTTTCTCTTTCTGCACCCAGAGCAACTGTACTGCCTGGCTGCCTGTTTTTGCTACTTTGAAGCTGATACCCGCTTCATGTAAGCTTTTTTCTCTTTTTTACTCTCTCATTATTTGCTTCTGAAGGGACTCAATACAGGGGGCTGGTTATCGCTTCCACTACAAAATTCACTTTGGAGGTGTTCGAATGGTATCCTTTTTCCACTTATTTCGGTTAAAT
Coding sequences within it:
- the rnk gene encoding nucleoside diphosphate kinase regulator, producing the protein MKKRNIYITKFDKERLENLVSEGLKQRTETEYLRNLKSELERAKIVDPHKIPSDVITMNSKVRLKEVDSDDEMVIELVFPKYADVDQDKISILAPIGTALIGYRVGDTVEWPVPKGTVKLTVEEILYQPEREGDFEH
- a CDS encoding ATP-dependent helicase, which produces MAQEWLKDLNPKQKEAVLFGQGPLLVVAGAGSGKTRTLAYRVAHLISSGVSPEKILLLTFTRRAAKEMLNRAAEALGSNASLTSSVWGGTFHATANRLLRIYNQAAGIGADFTILDQSDAQDLLDVIRHKKIEGTKKGRFPRKGTLLAIYSRRMNSGESLDDIIKNHFPWCERWKSTLKEIFKEYVFLKQKRNTLDYDDLLLYWYHILDDPTVARSIEKRFDYILVDEYQDTNQLQSRILLKMRRNNKNIMAVGDDAQSIYGFRAATVRNMLDFPTTFNGAHVITLEHNYRSTEAILRTTNLLIAQAKERYTKNLYSNRDGTEKPLIITCKDEEGEADTVIEKILEHYEQGVALQQQAVLFRAGSHSAALELGLMKKDIPFHKFGGLKFLEAAHIKDFIAFIRIIENRKDETAWFRVLQLFEGIGPSTASAIYERVAGHDFDLEALKTVPANKTVKQNLSRLYQLLASVQPHTEKLPVQLDQIARFYKPLLEDNYENAKVRCNDIEHIVGLSGGYSSRTKFLSDLILDPPSSTSDLAKGSKKDEDSLVLSTIHSAKGCEWDVVYLIHAADGCLPSDMATESDEAIEEELRLTYVAMTRARNHLYVTWPLRFYSRPGGFSDRHVYSQCSRFFSKDIIESMKKISHDEKHTEEQQCDIAQTVDIKDRLRSMWE
- a CDS encoding DEAD/DEAH box helicase → MKFSEFNFDGKILGSLQRAGYENAMEVQTRTLKHTLEGKDVLVQSQTGTGKTAAFLISIFAMLRSDEFNKKKALIIAPTRELAVQIEKEAKLLGQGLGHSICSFYGGTGYRHQEKCLASGVEIMIGTPGRVLDFKQSGRIDFSQIDMFVLDEADRLFDMGFLPDITEMLRSLPPCSERKTMLFSATLSREVRMIARSYMDNPVEIEVEPEQVTVDAIEQQLFHVSNSEKMNLLLGILKRESPKNALIFTNMKGRARTIAQRLRHNGYTCEFLSGDLPQSKRSRVVEAVKKGRVSYLVATDVAARGIHINDLELVINYDIPEHSENYVHRIGRTARAGKSGKAISLVCEDYVHGLRPIEKYTKTKIPVGVVDSELFVDDTSEGIDFNKPSGNGGYQRNGNRRSGSASSTTGRYNRSGGKPGNRSAGKGNFPQRKKYNGSASSPSTGHSSNGNRKRRYNGEGVNRANQNHSFKTTRNNTNSAQAAPAPIRPDREPVEQKKQGRKKKGNWLKKVSSKILGK
- a CDS encoding acyltransferase family protein: MAKSDRFLWADLLKVMAGFCVVLIHSSAPLLLDYSEVGGRVWWSANLYNSFSRWCIPVFFMISGAFLLGKAHQIKMGAFFKRRTERVFVPFLIWSWIYFLFRVFVNNEDLRFTYFPQLIIQEPVYYHLWFFYVLIMLYILAPVISAYVNKAESVNVGYFLFFWFFFASILPMLESYYDFTSLFSLTTVDGTVYYVGYFVLGYMINKVELGKGGVLLFVILFLYALFLTVYGTYDVSVVQNNGKLNQLFYEYYSFNVFIMAVSVFFIVKNVKIRSTSVAGKIITILASCIPAIFLIHAMFIALFKRSMLGFHFSETTFHPVIGVPLFALGVFGASFLVAIIIKLIPGLRRIVP